Below is a window of Malus domestica chromosome 13, GDT2T_hap1 DNA.
AATAGTTTGATTAGCATGGTATGATAATGGTAATTACCACTTtgttttgggccaaaattttatttatttcaacccaattcaaggccCAAACGTGTTTTGGCCACTCTCTTTGGGTTtctaaaacttttttatttaattatgagaCTTTTATAGAGATTCATTTAAGAAGTAAATAGATGGAAGAATTGCTGGAAGAACCCAACAtccctaaataaaaaaaagtacaaagatTCCTAAATTCCATCTCTACATTctttaaaattgtacaaaaGTTAACTTGATAGACGAAGCCAGGGAGAAAGACATCCCAATTTGATGAAGGAGAAGATGAGATGGACTGCGAAGAGAAAAAGAGTTGCCGGAACGGGAGCAACATAGATGAAGCCGATGGCTAGATGAGTGAAAAGATGAAGAGTCGCAGCGCAAGAagacttattttttttattaggaaaGTAGAGGTTAGAGGGTGAGATGATTGGATAAATGActaggaaaaaaatataaagtgcatatataatgataataatacataattatatataaatgaataaataaatgatATAATATTAATAGTAGTGGTACGATACGGTATACCACTAGTAATGGTTTTGAATACCATTATCGTACCAAAAATGTATGGTACGGTAcaaataccgtaccattaccaaTGGTACAAATTTTTTGGTACAATTTTAGTATGGTACGGTTGGTAATTCAATTGGTATGGTAATTTGGCAAAAACTTCCACCCCTAGCTATACATGTCACATGCATCCTCGGAGGAGGAGGACTCGTCTATGCGGTACACGGAGCCAGGAGTCCGCGACAGTGAGGATTAAACTGTTCTCTAACAACTCTATGACACTGGCATAAGACAATAGTGCTAAATCAAAGAATACAAAGAAAACTAACAATAAGGGCAGATGCTTAAGTTGCACGGATCGCTACTTGCATATAGACATGCTTTCTATCCGAACCAAATCAAAGGAAACTGTAAACAGCAACTGCATAGTCTGATAAAAAGAATACAAAGAAAACTGCAGGGTTTTAAAGCGGAAATAATCACTATCACAAACCTATTGCTCAACTTTTCATAAACTTTCGTAACTAGTATTGACCTCACAGGTTATTTCAAGAGTTGTGTACACTATTATTTCTAGCCAAACGTTATGCCATTCGGGTGCTGAAAACCCTCGCTACCACTATCCTGGACGACATTCCTGAACAGCTGTGTGGCCAGCTAGTAATATTGGAGAGGATATGCAATCCTTGGTCACTTCCAAAGAAGTCGACAGGAGCATTTACAATATCAACCAGCTGTACTTTGAGTCCAAGTTCGACGTGGTGGCACTAAACATCCACTTCAGCCGTATAGCCTCTGCTTAATAAAAAGTCAAAATACAGAATGTCGTTAAATGGTTAACTTGAAATATGATACCAAATTACCAACCAACAAAGAAACAAGACACATGGATTCAAATTAACATTTTTGGCCAGGGTTAGAAACAAGGCTGGGAAGGATCTACAGTTCTACACTAAAACGAAAGCACTCAAAGTACCCAAACATGGAAAACTGCTTTTAGTGTTTGGCGCTGCAACTTACGTATTGTCCATGAATTATGCTTCAAAGGACTTAAATTTCAAAACCGCACGGTTACTGAGAAATAAGTAGGGGTCAGTAATTTGTGCTGAATATGAATTTGTGCTGAAAACACACATAGCACAAAAAGGAAAGAGCAACATTAAACTCCCGTAGCGGATCATGCAATTCACACAATAGGTCCACATGGTAAAGCTGCTTAAAAAAGATGAGGATTCAGCCCCCGGATACAAGGCAACTGTTTAAGTTGATAATTCAACCAGTAGGCTGAATTCAGAAAAAGCTAAGGTTAGGACAGTGGAAGACGTGTTCTAATCAAGCAGACAATGAACAAGCAAAAGTTATAGATCTTtctcttttgaaaaataaaatatctaacCTTCATGCTACTCCAAGCTTATTCAATTTGTCGCAGTGAGGAGTAGGTAGATTCTTACTCCAGTGACGCCTTTGAAGCTCAACCCGACAGTAGTGTACAAGCACATTTTTGTAATCCTTGATAACGCTGTTCTCTATGTTATCTCGAGCAACACTTCCAACAGGATAACTCTCATCAAATGCTTGCGATTTAACAAAAAATTCCACTCCATATTTCTCTGTCGTCTTGGGAATCTGGTAGTTGTAATTCTTCTGCAACGAGTAGACAGGCTCAGAGAAGGGCAGATATGCTAACAACACAATTACCAAGAATGGTAATATTTGAACAAGAAGCATGATGTTAGGTCCCCCTCCCTGAGACTCCTCCCTCTGATGGCCAGCTGGTCTACTAGTCCTATAAACACGACCTGTCCGAAACATGTCTGATTGACCAAAGAACGCCCTGAATATCTCATCGGGGTCAAAATCATCGTCAAAAAAGTCATTCCcacctctcctcctcctcctcatatTATTGTGCTGCTGGTTGTACTCAAATTCATCAACCAGTCCAGTCTGATCATACTGCCTCCTCGAATCTCCATCACTCAAACACTTGAAAGCCTTGCTCACTATCTTAAAAGCCTCTTCTGAACCAGGAGCCTTGTTCTTATCAGGATGAACTTTCAGTGACAATTTCCTATAAGCCTTCCTAATGTCCTCACCCGAGCAAGTCTTCTCCACGCCAAGAATTGCATAATAGTCTTTGTATCTCTTAATCTTCCTAACCAACTGAATATGCTCTTCGGTATAACTAACCTCCCCATTCAAACCGCGGTCCAACTTTTCCACACCGGCCCCCTTCCTAATCTCACTAGCACCCTTCTCATCAACAGAAGATGCGGAAGACCCCGAATTAATCGCCTCACACTTAACCAAAAGTGCATCAACTTGCAAATTCTGATTAAGCCGTTGTGCTATCTTAATAAATTTCAACGCACGCCCTTTGTTGCCGGAAGCAATTGCTTCTTCGGCAATTCGAACACACCTCAAAGCTTCATCCTTATTACCTTCCATTGTCAAAAACCTAAAACTCGATAACGAGAACAAGAAATGCCGGCATGGACGAACCAGTGTTCGAATTGGACAAATCCCGATCTCAATTCGAATCCCCAAACGGGGGTTTTCGGTTCCGATTATCCAATCGAAGAATTCAATTTGTCCTAATTTAAAGGAAATAATGCAGATTAGATTCTGATGCATAGACATTGAAACAAAGTTAAGCTCTAAATTGTTGAAATAATTACGGAGAAAATTACCTGAGAAATGGATCGGAAACTCGAAGGGTGAGTGCTTGAATGCTTGTGAGAGAGAAGGCTTTCGAGTTTTGGACACGAACAACCGGGACCAACAGCAGAGGACTCAACAGCGAGTCTCCATTTGATCGCCACCATTGAATGGTCATCCGGCCAATTAGACCACTCCACGTCGGTACTTGGTGCAGAAGAATTTTCCCTCTtattacaaatgtttttttgGTCAGAATTATTATTACAGAGGTTCAGTCGatagttttctttcctttttattttgggtaaaagactgtttactactctcatgtttcgtggttttcaacatttagtacatcaattttttttcgtctcagagtcatacctaaagtgtaaattttgggacagtctcatacatccgttagtcaaactgttaaatatcccgttaactgtgacgtggcgcccatgtggacaataactgggcgccacgtgggtccacgtggaattttttttttgttaaaataattaattaaataaaaataataaaaaataacccTATCTTCTTCCCCACCCCGAACCCCCCCTCCCTTCtatctcccttctcttctctgcACCTACCCTCCCTTCTCTTCCTCTGTCTTTCGCCCTTTCTGAAAactaaaaccctaaatcaaaatcaaaatccaaaactTCCGAATTCGATTCAACAGAGATATGGCGTGCGAGCAACGACGTTCGACAGAGATGGCGCGGCTCTGATCTGGAAGAAGAGGTGGTTGTGGGTGAGTGCACACCCACCCATTCCCCTCTGTAGAAAAATCCGAGAACACCCTCCCTTCTTTCCGATTTCTTGGTGCACGACGGCAATAGTTTGACGATTCGAACACGACAGATCGGAAACCCGAGGAACCTGGAACCAGATATGCGGGTACGGGTAATGGTTTGGAGCCGAATAAACCAGTTGAACCAGCCGGTGGGGAGATCGGGTCGAACGAGCAGTCGAGTAATCCGGCGGTGGAGGATTCGGTGGGCAGAGGGGCCGATGTGTGGGGGGCAGTGGGGTAGTAGGAGGACGAGATCGACGGTGGAGAAGCTGAACTGGGACTTCGGTTGCCGGGGTGATTACGGACTGCTGCGGTCATTACATTTTGGAATGCTAGATTTTAGAGGGTGGATTTCACTGAATCGGGATCCATGTTTCCTAGAAATTGAAAAGTTTTCAGATTTGGAGCTTGGATTGTAGTGTTCTTCAGTAATCAATGGGTTGATTATAAATCTGGGAATACATGGTAGATGCAATTGCTGctttttttggattttgcaGAGGAAAAAGGTTCAATTCAAGAGCGAATCATCTTGACTTTTTTCTATTTTGCCATTATAGAGTTTTTCATCTAATTTTTGTAAAGTGGTATGAGAAACTAAGAGGTGGGGGTTTATTGGATTAGAGGGTTCATCAATGGAGTTTACTGGTGGGAAAGGTATGAAGAGAGAAAGACGGTAGCCtggttttctatttttcttcttctttttctattttattttataattttgtcgGTTGCCGGGGTGAGTCGGCGGAGGAGGATAATGGCAGTGGTGGGGTTGGTACTCGATGACATGCGTTGTCGCGCTGGTGGAACGTGAAAGGTGCAGAGGTTGTGCAGAGGTTGGGTGGGTGCTCtcagagagaagggagggagaagggagggagggttgaggaagaagacaacttttttttttttttaatgtttaatttttaattatttttaatatccacgtggAACCCTTATTGAcatgtggcgcccagtcattgtccacatgggcgccaacTCATCACTTAACAGAATTTCTAACGaaaaacttaacggatgtatgagactgtcccaaaatttacactttaggtatgactctgagacgaaaaaaaattgatgtactaaatgttgaaaaccacgaaacatgagggtagtaaacagtcttttacccttttaTTTTAACTAGCCTCTCTCCACACACGTGTGTGTGAGGGATATTTTTGCATTACGGGCGCTACGCGCCCTTAAATGTATACTGTGTTAGTTTGTCAATGTATACGTTTCAGAACACGCATTAACGTGCATGCGAGAGACATTTTTGCATCAAGGGCGCTATGCGCCCCTAAATGTGTATTGTGTTAGTTTTTTTCCATTGTAATTGTCAATGTATATGTTTAAGAAAGTATGATACCAAGTATGGAGGTAAGAGATGAAATCTAGAAGATAGCTGCACATAACTGGAAGCAATAAATTTGAAGTTGTTGACATGGATACTTCTCACACACAGCAGTGCCTATTATGGTGTTCTCTAACATTACCTTCGCAAGCATGAAGCATGTACAATATAACTTATTTTCGTTTTCCCTGTATTTTAAAATCAATTAACTTGGGAAAGCTCATAATGTTTTCATTGGTCACTTCACTAAGGCTCGTCTTCGGCAAAGGATCATGATGATGTGAAGACCTCAATGTATTGTTGTGGAGGACAAAGCACATACTCATGAGCTATTGTCTTTGTTTGCTAAAGGACTACGTTAATAAGGGAAAAGATTTTTTACCAAAATGTAGAACAAAGGTGAAATAAAATGTGGGAGAGCAGTAAAATATGATGTTTGTGGTGCTTTTTGTACTCGGGGTCGGggatgaattttattttatgttttgttttgttttttttttttatgcaaattcGGATTTAGTGGTAACTATTGTTGTAGTTGATTTTTCAGTGGAGTTGTGTTGTGGATTGTGGGAAACAAACTAAACTTCCATGTTATTATGCAAAGACCATGATCAGAGTTTGGTTTGATGGGAACCAATTGGCAGGAAACGTATATGAAGCCCTTGGCGTCTATCCGAATTTTCAATATATAGAtctaggggtgtgatatccatacaccccgttttacttctcacacacctttttaattttctgccgtcggatcggatgaattgaataaGATCAACGGATGGAAattatcaagagtgtgtgagaagtaaaatggggtgtgtggatagcacatcccataGATCTAAGCAACATAAATTATACAACAAAGTCTCACGTAATTGAGGAGGAAATGAAACCGATTACAAATGTAAAAATGAAGTCAACCTTCTTATAATTgagatttataatatgaacattCACAACTCAAAATacacaaaattataataatCATGTAAGAATAGATATTGAATAGAGGACAAAAATGATTACCCAAGCCGTAAGTGCTTTGGGCAAAATGGGGATTGTGATATTAATTGAAGATTAAGAATGTTTTTGGCTGTGATGTTTGTATGTTTACTCAGTACATAGAGTAAGGAGAAAAATCATGTCTTTGTACGACATCTTACCACTCATGTCTGCATTGGTTGTGTTGTCGAAGAAGATGAAAACTCTTCTCTTGGCCAAAACATTCTTCTCAAAAGTAGTTGGGTGGACAACCGATCGCACCTTATCCACTGTGGCATGCAGCCTGCAAAATTATTTAAAGTgatattttggatgcggtctCTAATCTCTAACacattttgactaaaaccttaatggtattcaaaatttgatcaaagtctcttgactttgtacacctcattatattactattaatatttatatttttatagttttgacattaattgtttgatatgttatgagatttataatcctataaatttaaaattcctcattataatactattaggaacggttacaataaaaaaaattcaaacattttgattgaataaatggataaaaactatgtaacaataagaaataaaaaatggcaaaagaatgtatccatagtgttaaaaaaattggtacattttacaaaaacattggtacatttcacatataacaaagtggtatattaataaagaagaatgggtacattataaataaattagggtacaaataaaagattaaaaaattatgagtacaatgaaattttaaaaaatatgggtgcaaaaagaaattaatacatgggtacaaattaaaactaaaatgaaaATACTACAACTTtaaaaaaaggttgcaaattaaaagtgggtacaaactaaaaatataaatatataatacaaagtttagccataaaacataaatataccatatgtaatttttctatcattgattaattatACAATGTTACGTGAAGGTAAACATATGggcacaaatacaaataaaactttaaaaaatacgggcacaaaaagaaattaatatatgggtgcaaactaaaaataaaaatatataataaaaaatttagtcataaatataaatatactaattgtaacatttttaacactaagggaatatatttaaaaataaaaaatattttattattgaaataattaatgatgttattaatacccaatgatcttgatcaaaaattgaaaaagaataagattttaatcaatagagtagcaAAATGAggaatgagaacctaatttctccttattTAAATGTACCCACCAGTTCAAATATTTTCTGAAATGGAAGTCCATCTCTTCctcctttgttttatttttctggcCGTGTGTAACTAAAACGACCCAAGTAACTCTCTAATGCGTGGAATCTTTATTGGATTATCCTTCTCCATGTTCCAATCTTTATCTATGCCTTTGCTTCCATTCAAATCTTTATCCTTCtgcacattcaaagaaacaaagaaaatgaaaagattGACTTATTTACCAGATTGCATCGTTTATATATGAAAGGACAGCCCTGGTCATGTTATGATTTATTCTATCTTGCCGATAGAATGAAACGAAAGCAAAGAGAAACATGAGAAGGAGAAATGAAATTGATGAATGGTAAACAAATGTTGGATGGCGAAAGAATAAATCGATGTTGAGAAAGAATTTCGAACTTTTGTCACTGATTTGATTGCTCAATTCTTTTCTCGAATCTGGTATGTTGGTTGTTCTTCTTCTAGAGAAGCACCAAGTTTTCTCTATCAATGTGTTGTCTACACGTAAAACAAAAGCTATGAAGGTATGCAAATGAACTATTTATGTTGCCTTATTTAATATAGGTTTTTATGTGTTCTACATGTCCTTCATTTTTTCGTATTCTTTTTTCTCcatttctattttatttgatttataaaTACATTAAGTTCTCTTTTAATTGGCTATATAATGTGTGTGAGAGGCTTTATTAAACATGCGCACAATGGATGTCTTACACATTTGTCACATTTAACACACGTCAAGAATACAACTAAGAAAAGTATTACTCTCTATCTTGATAGATTAAAAAACATGTATTAGCATGTCCTAACATATGATTCTGTTTTGAGGGTCTAATTTGTCAATATTTGAAAGACACTCTTGTGCTCTCTTCAAAACAATAGGCAAGACAACAATATTGTTGGGAACTTTATCTTTTGTTCGATCACATCTTCTCAGTATCTCCATTAGCCGTTAAAACCTTCTCTATTAGAAGCAACTTGTCCTACAGCTGCATAATAAGCTCATATTAAATGCTTCATTAACAACTGGAGTGTTGTCAAATGGCATGTAGGCATACTCAATTGAAGGTGAGGTTCTGATCATGACAGAGTGCAAGAAATCCTGCATCATATTCAACCGAAACACCAATTAAAAGGCAAAAAGCTATATAATAAATTTTAGCTGGTGTTTGTTCTAAAACTTTAATCCATAAGAACCACAAAGGAACCTAAAAAAGTAGGAACAACCACATTTTAAGCTAGAAAAAcgataattttttctttttaagtttttacCTATACATGCATAAAGCGTATGTCTAATTTCATGTTATATCTACAAAGAGTAAAGCAATTACAATTCATCTAATCTGAAGAGTTAGAAACGGTAGCCAACCATGCAAAGAAGTTCTCCATAAAAAAAGGAATGCAAAGAGAAGGATTTCTCAACGACAGACATCTTTTGCTCAAGATTTCTCTTGTCAAACATTTGTTTAGTAGAAATTGTTTACCAAGCATCATGATCATGATGGTTTTTTTCTCAGGCATTTCATTAAACTATacacataaaacaaaatataaaatgtcAAACAAACCAAATATTGGACTTGCCGCTTCCAGTTGCCATGGAAATCAAGTAGTCACTTCCCTTCTCTATGTTTATCTGGATATCTTTCTTTCTGTATAGAGGACCCATAGTTGCTATCTGAaacattaaaaaatgaaaagtaaataaaaaagaaaagggagacAACTAAAACACGAAAATATAGAGCAGGGGACGAAGAGAAAAGGTCTTCCCCGGAAAATTTGACCATACCAATTTGATCTCAATGGTAAGTGGGTAGTGTGCCAAAGACagacaaaaaaatgaaacacaAAGGAATTGAATTAAATTCCAATAAACTCCCATACAATTATATGGCATAGATGACAAATCAGTAAAAAGTGGAGAAAGGAAACCTGCTTCACCCACAGAATCACCAGAGACAAATACCCAATCCTTGTTCATAAATCTGCAAGATAAGAAAACATAACTATATGCTAATCTTAGAACCAAACTATGTGatccattgaaaaaaaaaaaacagaaacaatgAAAAGAGTGCGGTGATCCAACAACTGCATGGAATCATAGAAGAGGAAACCTGTAATTCTCTTCAAATTTATGAGCGAGCAGTGGCTTTTGTATCATCTTCTCTTCCTGCAAAACTGtttcagttttttctttttagtttcttaCTTTGTGTCCTTCTATATATCTCTCATCCAGCAAAACTGCTTCTTTTTGCACGATTAAGGCATTTCTTTTCCTCCTCAACCCTACTCTGCATGTTCACGTTTATCTCTCCTTGTGCCTTCTCCATGTATTGGTTTTAAATTccgttttattttttctttatttttttatttatttattttttccaataCAGTTTTTTGTTGAGTTATGATTTTTTACCAGTTTGTCCCTGCtattttgtttctattattttcaattagttgtagatttttttgtttgaggggctTTATTGTccaattattttttatgaagccTTGAGACACCAAACCCTCATTTTGACTTTCTAATATTAAAGATACATCTAATACAAGGGAGTCTTAATGAAGCACTTATGttactgtttacttttaacgttaaggacatttttactttaaaaagttactcatgatactatttacttacaacacttttttgtccttttggttaaaactcaaaattttcaagtttctttaattagttttcctttaatacaACTATATTTTACGGTCGAACATTATATTTAATATCAATATGATGATTGTATTATACTTGTAaacattaatttaaaattaatatcaaTTTATTATGAGTGATACATTATGTAGTTTTGCCAATATTTCCAATATTTACCGTAAACTAAATATATAATTCTATAAAAAAAGGTTTTAATTGCCgtagttttttattttgaacaatATTTCAATCTAATTTAGAATACGAGAGCGAAATTCAAACTGTGTTGCATAGGAGAGGGTACATTGTTCCTAGTCAAGGTTTTAAAAGGTGCTAGGTGCTAATAGGACGGCGGGTGCGGATCTTGCACCTAAGCGTTTAGGCGGTGGCCTAGGCGgtttttataattataattaaatttattatataacatataaataaagtctatttatacttaaaaaaatacataatattgTATTCGGgttaattacaaaataaaataatatataaattataaagtatcagaacatattgaaaacatggagaACAAGCATATAACGAGTGTTCATCCAAATATCTACAAGTCTCTTATAATTTagcgaaaaaataaaatacaaaatgaaactaatttatttttttgttttagtgaGAGTCGCGACCCGCCAATGCCTACATAGAGTGCCTAGGCAGTCCTaagttcaatttcttaattttcaaatgcataaGAATTAATCAAGGTATAACAACAACTCTACAgataaaatgacatttttactctCTTAAATGGTCATAAGTCAGTCTTTTGAGCTTGTGGGATAAATAGGGTGAATTAAGGGTCCCCTACGTTTGTTTAGCCCTCCTTCAATATCGTTTGtatccaaaaaaaaacaaaaaacaaaagaattgcatAAAACAAGCACGAAATAACAACTTTGAAGGCATTCCCCTTCGGAGCAAACCCTACTTTATTGGTTTTTGCTTCGGTTGCTTGCATAAAACAAGCATGAAATAACAACTTTATAATAAATAGAAAGTTTATGCTTCCCATAGAAACAAACGATGCAGTTGCTTAGTTATTGAAGGGGTAGCAACAAAGCCATTTTCTGCTCTGGCACCGGCTTACTGATTCACGTCGGGGAAAAAAGAAGTTAAAGAACCGGCGGCTTCTGGAAACAGTCGTTGAGGTTGGACCCCATTTCCTTCCTGGACATGGCGATGATCGTTGGTTGCTGATGACAGGCTAGAGTTCATGTTCACAGAAAATGGAATGGAGTCTGCAGTCTGTCCAAGTGAAGGTGTTGTCTGCCCTTTCCAAAGCCAGTGCATCAAGTCATTTGATCTTCCCATGGAAGCGTGCGCCACTTGTGAAGGGAAATTGGTTGGCAGCTGCTGCCGGAAGTTGGAATGAAGGGGATCATTGCTTCTTTGATAACCGAAACCAAATGGGGATTCATAACTGGTTTGAACACGCACGAGACATGGAAAAGGTGCATGCAATTAAGATTCAAGATGGTATTAAGAAAAATGAAGGACAATGAACACAATGCGGTTTTCAAAATGACTTGGGAGATTTGAGTATATCGAAAGCTTACCCGCCCTCAACAACTAGAGGAACAAATGGTGCATTTGGCATGCCAATATAATCAATCCCGGAACTCAAGGTTGCCGATGGATACAAAGACCAATTAGCACCACCAGTATAGTCACCGGTTGAAAGCAAATTGGTACAGCTATCACAAATTAAAGGTTCGGGTCTCCAGTCAATCCTGGAAGGATTCGAAGGAAATACCTCGCTGGGTACCGGAAGGCCAGTCCATTGATTGTAGGTATAAGGATTACCAGAAAAGACCGAATAAGGGTCAAGCAAACCCGCTTCAAAATGTGGTTCTGAGCCTGTTGTGAAACTAGTTTTATATCAACTGATAATTTGAACTTAAggtgaaagcaaaagaagatgaaCTTACTGTGACGGGTAGGCGATAACCATCCCATTTCCCTACAAGTTTTGAAACATACATATATAAGGCAAAGATCAAAAGAGGCACTAATCATGTTGTGAAGTTCAATAAACTGCTTGGAAATAGATGTGAGTTTCATGATTTCTGCACACGTTAACTTTTTTCATTGATTCTGTTTGCACTTGGAGCACACCGAAATTATCTCTCGTTATGTTCCTACGGTCCTCTTGGGCCATAATCTCTAGAGAAGAATCAGAATATCAGCAACCTAATTATTTCTGTTTGATATAAAATCTATCAAAAGGAAAGAATTGAAGCACAACTAGCAAATGCCAATTGAAGTAACGGGACACAAGTTAATTTAACATATCAATCTGACCTATTAAATAGACAGCCTACTCAACACGAATTTACAGTTTTCACATGTTAATAAAACAGAACGATTTGTATATTCTGATGACAATTAAGATGACATGAGAGCAACATCTAACACAAAAGCAGAAGGAGAGTAAGGAGCTTGCAGAGTCGAAACAGTGTTTACCATTCACCGTGATGGAAACGGCGTAGCATAGTTCCCTGTAGCCCCTGAAACATCCACAAACGTATTTACGAACTAAGAAATATTTTTACAAAGAACATTAAACATCCAGGTATGGTGTGCGATGGACAATGCTACTCACGAAATGGATGAAATTTACAGTCTAAcaatataaattggttttatctATTTACAGATTTATAAACTACGCACATTAGTTATCGCATCTTGTTATGTAGGGGGGTGCACATCGTATTGTTTCTTGGCTCATACTCGCGATTCACTCAAATTTTA
It encodes the following:
- the LOC108172089 gene encoding uncharacterized protein, translating into MDSPSSVLSSDDATAVKCSICMEGVSDNCGRTIVKLQCSHLFHLDCIGSAFNVKGIMECPNCREIENGKWRYYVSRSPDREPDLSEDEMDYEDSPIEFLDMGLQGTMLRRFHHGEWEMGWLSPTRHSSEPHFEAGLLDPYSVFSGNPYTYNQWTGLPVPSEVFPSNPSRIDWRPEPLICDSCTNLLSTGDYTGGANWSLYPSATLSSGIDYIGMPNAPFVPLVVEGGYESPFGFGYQRSNDPLHSNFRQQLPTNFPSQVAHASMGRSNDLMHWLWKGQTTPSLGQTADSIPFSVNMNSSLSSATNDHRHVQEGNGVQPQRLFPEAAGSLTSFFPDVNQ
- the LOC103423982 gene encoding chaperone protein dnaJ 49-like; translated protein: MEGNKDEALRCVRIAEEAIASGNKGRALKFIKIAQRLNQNLQVDALLVKCEAINSGSSASSVDEKGASEIRKGAGVEKLDRGLNGEVSYTEEHIQLVRKIKRYKDYYAILGVEKTCSGEDIRKAYRKLSLKVHPDKNKAPGSEEAFKIVSKAFKCLSDGDSRRQYDQTGLVDEFEYNQQHNNMRRRRRGGNDFFDDDFDPDEIFRAFFGQSDMFRTGRVYRTSRPAGHQREESQGGGPNIMLLVQILPFLVIVLLAYLPFSEPVYSLQKNYNYQIPKTTEKYGVEFFVKSQAFDESYPVGSVARDNIENSVIKDYKNVLVHYCRVELQRRHWSKNLPTPHCDKLNKLGVA